Proteins encoded by one window of Sediminicoccus rosea:
- a CDS encoding LysR family transcriptional regulator codes for MDALTLDQFTVFVAIAETGSFAGAARRLGRAQSAVTYAVQKLEEQTGLPLFDRTAYRPVLSEAGRALLPRARRVVEDVAAYRRQAAGIAQGVEAELTVALSSLTPLDVVTPALARLHGGYPGVQLRLLIQPDEQAVASLLEGEADLALALDLPGLPDWAERSLLTDLDMVFVAARDHPLAALEGPLAPEVLGEHLQVAVSVERAARRGRDHGVVGINRWYVPDVTTKLALLRAGLGWGSMPRAMVAEDLAAGRMVLLQGAIPFRDRPAAMLAAIHHRERPPGPAARAFIAVLRGA; via the coding sequence ATGGATGCCCTCACCCTCGACCAGTTCACCGTCTTCGTAGCCATCGCCGAGACTGGGAGCTTCGCCGGCGCGGCCCGTCGCCTGGGGCGCGCGCAATCCGCCGTGACCTATGCCGTGCAGAAGCTGGAGGAGCAGACTGGCCTGCCCCTCTTCGACCGCACCGCCTATCGCCCGGTGCTGAGCGAGGCGGGGCGGGCGCTGCTGCCGCGCGCGCGGCGGGTGGTGGAGGATGTCGCGGCCTATCGCCGCCAGGCCGCCGGGATCGCCCAGGGGGTGGAAGCGGAGCTGACCGTGGCGCTGTCGAGCCTGACGCCGCTGGACGTGGTGACGCCCGCGCTGGCGCGGCTGCATGGCGGCTATCCCGGCGTGCAGTTGCGGCTGCTGATCCAGCCCGACGAGCAGGCCGTCGCCAGCCTGCTGGAGGGCGAGGCGGACCTGGCCCTCGCGCTGGACCTGCCCGGCCTGCCCGACTGGGCGGAGCGCAGCCTGCTGACCGATCTCGACATGGTCTTCGTCGCCGCGCGCGACCATCCGCTGGCCGCGCTGGAGGGGCCGCTGGCGCCGGAGGTGCTGGGCGAACACCTCCAGGTGGCGGTGAGTGTGGAGCGCGCGGCGCGGCGTGGGCGGGACCACGGCGTCGTCGGCATCAACCGCTGGTATGTGCCGGATGTGACGACGAAGCTGGCGCTGCTGCGCGCAGGGCTTGGCTGGGGCAGCATGCCGCGGGCCATGGTGGCCGAGGATCTGGCCGCGGGCCGGATGGTGCTGCTGCAGGGGGCCATCCCGTTCCGCGACCGTCCGGCCGCGATGCTGGCCGCCATCCACCACCGCGAACGGCCGCCGGGCCCGGCGGCCCGCGCCTTCATCGCCGTGTTGCGGGGGGCGTGA
- a CDS encoding glycosyltransferase family 9 protein has protein sequence MPLMIPRIQRVARRTADVYYETGSRCAASLYLYKSLAAKVSFFATHVWGLGRYLMPWRLAKETRRLEAIRNEGRLAVVITVSGGLGDLIVIARCMRDLAAKVEPFSFDVFAPSPGLAQWVFSAVPGFDRAYPDTLEGLAGRAYDIRLRLNQTLVIVYDAVRWARLRLAPRMMEVVSHISRSRRRGGLEPYILHHPLLDNGLARKAVYANRNRNDFLHSLAGLEYGGDHLPIAADETVLARLGLEGRPFVTVHNGFDTNFVITAPRATKCYPHFADVVAALKAARPDLVVVQIGTTTSDPIPGVDLNLIDQTTLREVAGLLRATSLHLDNEGGLVHLAACYGRRSLVLFGPTPSDYFGYARNINVDPVRCGGCWWIDELWMARCPRGMAQPECLFDQPPAKVAALALSALQIGAGGSDRHPPDARRVASLPPLGEVSRRET, from the coding sequence ATGCCGCTGATGATTCCAAGAATACAGCGCGTCGCGCGGCGGACCGCAGACGTATATTATGAAACTGGGTCGAGGTGCGCAGCCTCCCTTTATCTCTACAAATCGCTTGCCGCGAAGGTATCGTTCTTCGCGACGCATGTCTGGGGCTTAGGGCGGTATCTGATGCCCTGGCGCCTGGCCAAGGAGACGCGGCGCCTTGAGGCCATCCGCAACGAAGGGCGGCTTGCGGTCGTCATCACCGTGTCGGGCGGGCTTGGAGACCTCATTGTCATCGCGCGGTGCATGCGTGACCTCGCCGCCAAGGTCGAGCCATTCTCCTTCGACGTCTTCGCGCCCTCGCCCGGCTTGGCGCAATGGGTGTTTTCCGCAGTGCCCGGGTTCGATCGCGCATACCCCGACACGCTCGAGGGCCTCGCGGGTCGTGCTTACGACATACGGCTGCGCCTCAACCAGACGCTCGTCATCGTCTATGACGCTGTGCGCTGGGCGCGCCTTCGTCTGGCGCCGCGCATGATGGAAGTCGTGAGCCACATCAGCCGTTCGCGACGCCGTGGCGGCCTGGAACCCTACATCCTGCATCACCCGCTGCTGGACAACGGGCTGGCGCGCAAGGCGGTGTATGCGAACCGCAACCGCAACGACTTCCTGCATTCACTCGCCGGGCTGGAGTATGGGGGGGATCACCTGCCGATCGCGGCGGACGAGACGGTGCTGGCGCGCCTCGGGCTTGAAGGCCGGCCCTTCGTGACCGTGCACAACGGCTTCGACACCAATTTCGTCATCACAGCCCCGCGTGCCACCAAGTGCTATCCGCACTTTGCCGATGTCGTGGCCGCGCTGAAGGCTGCCCGGCCCGACCTGGTCGTCGTGCAGATCGGCACGACGACGAGCGATCCCATACCGGGCGTCGACTTGAACCTGATCGACCAGACCACCTTGCGCGAGGTCGCAGGACTGCTGCGGGCGACGTCGCTGCACCTCGACAACGAGGGCGGGCTTGTCCACCTCGCGGCCTGCTACGGTCGCCGCAGCCTGGTGCTGTTCGGGCCGACGCCGTCCGACTACTTCGGCTACGCCCGCAACATCAATGTGGATCCGGTGCGCTGCGGGGGCTGCTGGTGGATCGACGAACTCTGGATGGCCCGCTGCCCGCGTGGCATGGCGCAGCCCGAATGCCTGTTCGACCAACCCCCTGCCAAGGTCGCCGCATTAGCGCTTTCAGCGCTTCAAATCGGCGCCGGCGGCAGCGACCGACATCCGCCTGATGCGCGACGCGTGGCGAGCCTGCCGCCGCTCGGCGAGGTCAGCAGACGCGAGACCTGA
- a CDS encoding TRAP transporter small permease, which produces MDKPFEGIAQAQEAGYADDLRHFSFRNYGVEDWVGLGLLWVLGILVFTQFFSRYVLNDSVAWTEEVARYLLIILTFIGSAGAVRRGTHIRVEALEMALPPRGRRVLWAVQDLGRLAFWGFGAWISVDLSERMGVMPMDSLNASLAWVYWPVAAGFAGMFLRECWWVWRRWRHGDAPSQQDVLA; this is translated from the coding sequence TTGGACAAGCCCTTCGAGGGAATCGCGCAGGCGCAGGAGGCCGGCTACGCCGATGACCTGCGCCATTTCTCCTTCCGCAACTACGGCGTCGAGGACTGGGTCGGCCTCGGCCTGCTCTGGGTGCTGGGCATCCTCGTCTTCACGCAGTTCTTCAGCCGCTACGTCCTGAACGACAGCGTCGCCTGGACGGAGGAAGTCGCGCGCTACCTGCTGATCATCCTCACCTTCATCGGCAGCGCCGGGGCGGTCCGGCGCGGCACGCATATCCGCGTCGAGGCGCTGGAAATGGCCCTGCCGCCGCGCGGACGGCGCGTGCTCTGGGCCGTGCAGGATCTCGGCCGGCTGGCCTTCTGGGGCTTCGGCGCCTGGATCAGCGTGGACCTGTCCGAGCGCATGGGCGTGATGCCGATGGACAGCCTGAATGCCTCGCTCGCCTGGGTCTATTGGCCGGTGGCGGCGGGCTTCGCCGGCATGTTCCTCCGCGAGTGCTGGTGGGTCTGGCGCCGCTGGCGGCACGGAGATGCGCCAAGCCAGCAGGATGTGCTGGCTTGA
- a CDS encoding MBL fold metallo-hydrolase has protein sequence MTLSRRAGLGLAAMGLAAPFMAAPSMPARAAAPFRNQAAPAWYRFRIGEFEATVISDGALPLGKPGDGFPGAPPAEMNRILTDNFLPTDGVVLEQNILVLNTGRQLILFDTGMGESMGNDSRMFGPTTGRMVQNLRAAGIEPAQIDIVAVTHAHCDHCWGLVDASGARVFPNAQVAISELDLRFWTDDANKRGPAFMPIFIEGAKRNLNAYRDRIIPVRDEQPVVPGVTALATPGHTIGHHVFAISSGGRTVINSGDLAHHHAIMLRRPAWEFAFDSDPAQSARSRARMLDRVATDRHALLSYHFPWPGLGHVARQGDGYAWVPAPMNVTGLG, from the coding sequence ATGACGCTGTCACGCCGCGCGGGCCTCGGGCTCGCCGCCATGGGTCTTGCCGCCCCCTTCATGGCGGCCCCCTCCATGCCGGCCCGGGCCGCGGCCCCCTTCCGCAACCAGGCCGCCCCCGCCTGGTATCGCTTCCGCATCGGCGAGTTCGAGGCGACGGTGATTTCCGACGGCGCGCTCCCGCTCGGCAAGCCGGGCGATGGGTTTCCGGGCGCCCCGCCGGCCGAGATGAACCGCATCCTCACCGACAACTTCCTGCCGACCGACGGCGTTGTGCTGGAGCAGAACATCCTGGTGCTGAACACCGGCCGGCAGCTCATCCTCTTCGACACCGGCATGGGCGAGAGCATGGGCAATGACAGCCGCATGTTCGGCCCCACCACGGGGCGCATGGTGCAGAATCTCCGCGCCGCCGGGATCGAGCCAGCGCAGATCGACATCGTCGCCGTCACCCACGCGCATTGCGACCATTGCTGGGGCCTGGTGGATGCATCCGGCGCGCGCGTCTTCCCCAACGCGCAGGTCGCGATCAGCGAGCTGGACCTGCGCTTCTGGACGGATGACGCGAACAAGCGCGGCCCAGCCTTCATGCCCATCTTCATCGAGGGCGCGAAGCGCAACCTCAACGCCTATCGGGATCGGATCATTCCGGTGCGCGACGAACAGCCGGTGGTGCCCGGCGTCACGGCCCTGGCCACGCCGGGGCACACTATCGGGCACCATGTCTTCGCCATCAGCAGCGGCGGGCGGACGGTGATCAACTCCGGCGACCTCGCGCACCACCATGCCATCATGCTGCGCCGCCCCGCCTGGGAATTCGCCTTCGACAGCGACCCCGCGCAATCCGCCCGCTCGCGCGCCCGCATGCTGGACCGCGTGGCGACGGACCGGCACGCGCTGCTGAGCTACCACTTCCCCTGGCCGGGCCTTGGCCATGTCGCGCGGCAGGGGGATGGCTATGCCTGGGTGCCGGCGCCGATGAACGTGACCGGGCTGGGTTGA
- the phaR gene encoding polyhydroxyalkanoate synthesis repressor PhaR, giving the protein MPDQSAETKPAKPPVVVKKYANRRLYNTESSSYVTLEDLAQMVRAGRDFVVYDAKSGDDITRSVLTQIIVEEEAKGSHLLPESFLRQLIGFYGDSLQGVLPRYLEATMTGFSRQQEEMRRGMEQALKPFSLEEISQRNMLMMERAMNLFSPFQGRSELDALKSENAALKAELSALKAKG; this is encoded by the coding sequence ATGCCCGATCAATCGGCCGAGACCAAGCCGGCGAAACCACCCGTCGTCGTCAAGAAATACGCGAACCGGCGCCTCTACAACACCGAGAGCAGCAGCTACGTCACCCTGGAGGATCTGGCCCAGATGGTCCGCGCCGGCCGCGATTTCGTGGTCTATGACGCGAAATCGGGCGATGACATCACACGCTCCGTCCTCACGCAGATCATCGTCGAGGAAGAGGCGAAGGGCAGCCACCTCCTGCCCGAGAGCTTCCTGCGGCAATTGATCGGTTTCTATGGGGATAGTCTGCAAGGTGTGCTGCCGCGCTACCTGGAAGCCACGATGACCGGCTTCTCTCGCCAGCAGGAGGAGATGCGGCGGGGCATGGAGCAGGCGCTGAAGCCCTTCAGCCTGGAGGAGATCAGCCAGCGCAACATGCTGATGATGGAGCGCGCGATGAACCTCTTCTCGCCCTTCCAGGGCCGCAGCGAGCTGGACGCGCTGAAGAGCGAGAATGCGGCGCTGAAGGCCGAGCTGAGCGCGCTGAAGGCGAAGGGCTGA
- a CDS encoding TRAP transporter large permease, with translation MTAAILLFGFFGLLALGLPVAIALAGASIIFALVDGSIPLLAIVHRMVGGVDSFPLLCVPFFIFAGMLMNSSGITERIYDFAVAAVGWMKGGLGQVNVVGSVVFAGMSGTAVGDAAGLGTIEVRAMRAHGYDPKFAVGITAASSMLGPLLPPSLPLVIYGVSANASIGQLFAAGIVPGLLLASCLMVMVWWYARRYGYGADAKFRVYELGRTLMRGLLPLLTPVLIIGGMRFGLFTPTEGAICAVAYALFLGVIVYRTLGFRAICKVSFETVEVTATILLIVAASEIFGWLLTTTRVSEQVVGWVLSITEQKWLILLIANVFLLLVGLAIEPLPAILILVPIMLPIMESIGVDPVHFGLIMVLNLCIGLLTPPVGIVLFILARVGGISFEDAARGVMPFLVPLVGVLLLCTYVPEVVMYLPNRWYR, from the coding sequence ATGACCGCCGCCATCCTGCTCTTCGGCTTCTTCGGGCTTCTCGCGCTCGGCCTGCCGGTCGCCATCGCGCTGGCCGGCGCCTCCATCATCTTTGCGCTGGTGGATGGCTCGATTCCGCTGCTCGCCATCGTGCATCGCATGGTGGGCGGCGTGGATTCCTTCCCACTGCTCTGCGTGCCCTTCTTCATCTTCGCCGGCATGCTGATGAACTCGTCCGGCATCACCGAGCGCATCTATGACTTCGCGGTGGCCGCCGTCGGCTGGATGAAGGGCGGGCTCGGCCAGGTGAATGTCGTGGGCTCGGTCGTCTTCGCGGGCATGAGCGGCACGGCGGTGGGCGATGCCGCGGGCCTCGGCACCATCGAGGTGCGGGCCATGCGCGCCCATGGCTATGACCCGAAATTCGCCGTCGGCATCACGGCGGCCAGTTCCATGCTGGGGCCGCTGCTGCCGCCCTCATTGCCGCTCGTGATCTACGGCGTCTCGGCCAATGCGAGCATCGGGCAGCTCTTCGCCGCCGGCATCGTGCCGGGCCTGCTGCTCGCCTCCTGCCTGATGGTGATGGTCTGGTGGTATGCGCGGCGGTACGGCTATGGCGCGGACGCCAAGTTCCGCGTCTATGAGCTGGGCCGCACGCTGATGCGCGGCCTGCTGCCGCTGCTCACTCCGGTGCTGATCATCGGCGGCATGCGCTTCGGCCTCTTCACACCGACCGAGGGCGCGATCTGCGCGGTGGCCTATGCGCTCTTCCTCGGCGTCATCGTCTACCGCACCCTCGGCTTCCGCGCGATCTGCAAGGTGAGCTTCGAGACGGTGGAGGTGACGGCCACCATCCTCCTCATCGTCGCCGCATCGGAGATCTTCGGCTGGCTGCTGACGACGACGCGCGTCAGCGAGCAGGTGGTGGGCTGGGTGCTCTCCATCACCGAGCAGAAATGGCTGATCCTGCTGATCGCCAATGTCTTCCTGCTGCTGGTGGGCCTGGCGATCGAGCCGCTGCCGGCCATCCTGATCCTGGTGCCGATCATGCTGCCCATCATGGAAAGCATCGGCGTGGACCCGGTGCATTTCGGGCTGATCATGGTGCTGAACCTGTGCATCGGGCTGCTGACGCCGCCCGTGGGCATCGTGCTCTTCATCCTGGCCCGCGTGGGCGGCATCTCCTTCGAGGATGCGGCCCGCGGCGTCATGCCCTTCCTGGTGCCGCTGGTGGGCGTGCTGCTGCTCTGCACCTATGTGCCGGAGGTGGTGATGTACCTGCCCAACCGGTGGTATCGGTAG
- a CDS encoding ABC transporter substrate-binding protein: MDRRAFLALAGASASTSPFGPALAQSARARTLRFMPQAALAVLDPIFNPTTIVTTHAYCVFDTLYGADRALRPHPQMAQGHSVSADGLTWTITLRPGLRFHDGEPVRGRDCVASIRRWAVRDGFGQVLMRAVAELSAPDDATIQFRLNRPFPALLDALAKPGASPCFMMPERFASTPPDRALGPEAMIGSGPWRFLAAEYTPGSRAAYARNEAYLPREEPAEAAAGGKRVHFDRLEIIWIPDGGTAAAALRTGEIDWIEYPLPDLVPVLDRDRGTRTQIYDPNGFLGFIRFNHLHPPFNDVRVRRAIRDVVVQPDYMQAVALPQDWQQCHAMFPCGLPGATEFPAAPRGEVAMQRARDALREAGYNGEPIIHINPSDFPAVTQQGRVTVDLMRRLGVNIQAVESDWASIIARRANRAPPAQGGWNLHNTNGPAATIANPAVSWAIRMNGAQAWAGWPTDAAVEAEVEAWTLAADAEAQAAAFQRLQALLWEAVPIAPTGLFRLRTAFRSDLTGVLQAPNPMLWNLRRT, encoded by the coding sequence ATGGACCGCCGCGCTTTCCTGGCCCTTGCTGGCGCCAGTGCTTCAACTTCCCCCTTTGGCCCCGCCCTCGCGCAGTCCGCGCGCGCCCGCACCCTGCGCTTCATGCCGCAGGCCGCGCTCGCGGTGCTGGACCCGATCTTCAACCCGACGACGATCGTGACGACGCATGCCTATTGCGTCTTCGACACGCTCTACGGTGCCGACCGCGCGCTGCGCCCGCATCCGCAGATGGCCCAGGGGCATAGCGTCTCGGCCGATGGCCTGACCTGGACCATCACGCTGCGCCCCGGCCTGCGCTTCCATGATGGCGAGCCGGTGCGCGGCCGTGACTGCGTGGCCAGCATCCGCCGCTGGGCGGTGCGTGACGGCTTCGGCCAGGTGCTGATGCGCGCGGTGGCGGAACTCTCCGCGCCGGATGACGCGACCATCCAGTTCCGCCTGAACCGGCCCTTCCCCGCGCTGCTCGATGCGCTGGCCAAGCCCGGCGCGTCACCCTGCTTCATGATGCCCGAGCGCTTCGCCAGCACGCCGCCGGACCGCGCCCTCGGCCCAGAGGCGATGATCGGCTCCGGTCCCTGGCGCTTCCTTGCCGCCGAATACACCCCCGGCTCCCGCGCGGCCTATGCGCGCAACGAGGCCTATCTCCCGCGCGAGGAACCGGCCGAGGCCGCGGCGGGCGGCAAGCGCGTGCATTTCGACCGGTTGGAGATCATCTGGATCCCGGATGGCGGGACGGCGGCCGCCGCACTCCGCACCGGCGAGATCGACTGGATCGAATACCCGCTGCCGGACCTTGTGCCCGTGCTGGACCGCGACCGCGGCACCCGCACGCAGATCTACGACCCCAACGGCTTCCTCGGCTTCATCCGCTTCAACCACCTGCACCCGCCCTTCAACGATGTGCGCGTGCGCCGCGCCATCCGCGACGTGGTGGTGCAGCCCGACTACATGCAGGCCGTGGCCCTACCGCAGGACTGGCAGCAATGCCACGCCATGTTCCCCTGCGGCCTGCCTGGTGCCACCGAATTCCCCGCGGCACCGCGCGGCGAGGTGGCGATGCAGCGCGCCCGCGATGCGCTGCGCGAGGCCGGCTACAACGGCGAGCCGATCATTCACATCAATCCGAGCGACTTTCCGGCGGTGACGCAGCAGGGCCGCGTGACGGTGGACCTGATGCGGCGCCTCGGCGTGAACATCCAGGCGGTGGAGAGCGACTGGGCCAGCATCATCGCCCGCCGCGCCAACCGCGCCCCGCCCGCGCAGGGCGGCTGGAACCTGCACAACACCAACGGCCCCGCCGCCACCATCGCCAACCCGGCGGTGAGCTGGGCGATCCGCATGAACGGCGCCCAGGCCTGGGCCGGCTGGCCGACCGACGCGGCGGTGGAGGCCGAGGTGGAGGCCTGGACGCTGGCCGCCGACGCCGAGGCCCAGGCCGCCGCCTTCCAGCGCCTCCAGGCGCTGCTGTGGGAGGCGGTGCCGATCGCACCCACCGGCCTGTTCCGCCTGCGCACGGCGTTCCGCAGCGACCTGACGGGCGTGCTGCAGGCGCCGAACCCGATGCTGTGGAACCTGCGCCGGACCTAG
- a CDS encoding NAD(P)H-binding protein — translation MTETLFVTGASGQLGRAVIHHLLASEGVAPGRILAGTRDPSKLADLAARGIRVVALDFEQPAGMAQAFAGVGRLLLISTDALDRPGRRLAQHHAAVAAARAAGVGHVLYTSMPNPEDSLVPFAPDHLGTEVALRESGLGWSILRNAWYQENLLMELGAALERGQWTTAAGEGRYAPISREDCARAAAAALAGKAEAGRIYNLSGPELLAMDDIAAHASEVFGRPVVAVKLDEAKRAGILVQAGLPPFIAPVLVASEANIRAGKFALLSDDVRALTGRAPAPLAATFAAIRDAGRAAA, via the coding sequence ATGACCGAGACCCTCTTCGTCACCGGCGCCTCCGGCCAGCTCGGCCGCGCCGTCATCCATCACCTGCTGGCCAGCGAGGGCGTGGCCCCCGGCCGCATCCTCGCCGGCACGCGCGACCCGTCGAAGCTCGCCGACCTCGCCGCGCGCGGAATCCGCGTGGTGGCGCTCGATTTCGAGCAGCCCGCGGGCATGGCCCAGGCCTTCGCTGGCGTCGGCCGCCTGCTGCTCATCTCCACCGACGCGCTGGACCGGCCCGGCCGGCGCCTCGCGCAGCACCATGCCGCGGTGGCGGCGGCGCGGGCGGCCGGGGTGGGCCATGTCCTCTACACCTCCATGCCCAATCCGGAGGATTCGCTGGTGCCCTTCGCGCCGGATCACCTCGGCACCGAGGTGGCGCTGCGCGAGAGCGGCCTCGGCTGGAGCATCCTGCGCAACGCCTGGTACCAGGAGAACCTGCTGATGGAGCTGGGTGCCGCGCTCGAGCGCGGGCAATGGACCACGGCGGCGGGCGAGGGCCGCTACGCCCCCATCTCGCGCGAGGATTGCGCCCGCGCGGCCGCGGCGGCCCTGGCGGGCAAGGCCGAGGCCGGGCGCATCTACAACCTCAGCGGCCCCGAATTGCTGGCGATGGACGACATCGCGGCCCACGCGAGCGAAGTCTTCGGCCGTCCCGTGGTCGCGGTGAAGCTGGACGAGGCCAAGCGGGCCGGCATCCTCGTCCAGGCCGGCCTGCCACCCTTCATCGCGCCGGTGCTGGTGGCGAGCGAGGCGAATATCCGCGCCGGCAAGTTCGCGCTGCTCAGCGATGATGTGCGCGCGCTGACCGGCCGCGCGCCGGCGCCGCTGGCGGCGACCTTCGCCGCCATCCGGGATGCCGGCCGGGCGGCGGCCTGA
- a CDS encoding sensor histidine kinase yields MAGLLDAPSILFSAGFIGLVGSVLLVRSSQYSAQRGARAVPAAWIGAAMVQAFASFGHAVRADVPPEFAFSFVNAIQLLAVALLWLGARQLAGHSPPRAIVLLPPLLWLMACLVPGFMAARELRVGSLSILIYGIFAWAILDLVRIYRRHRLRAALDMAMLVGLVVIVLVAIILSSLLFGFGPSEGAEALFIGVPGLLTALYGTTLPFLMLTVAREWDALDEGERRAASLKEGRATVERLHGGLPALIFVREFDADGRTRLLYRGGNVEAVTGFPPGALNDFDNLATLAEDRSPVTRAMENARRSGTATADWSMRRPDGSGVTWLRTSMRVEERRPDGGITLVGYSINITNEREAQARAAASGRLASLGEMATGLAHELTQPLQAIMTGTEMAQLDAQRIEAAGIDARLETVIGQVVRARSIISNLRRFARGEPPGAPVRAIPVEAAIGNVMVLIGGLMRDADIEVVTDIAPDARFVLGHPVALEQVLTNLLINARDALAHAPEGAPRRVTLATEAAEGTVRLRVADTGGGIPPEIAAHVFEPFVTTKGPDNGTGLGLSISHGLVTAMGGTITAGNAVAGAVFTITLPMAAAEGA; encoded by the coding sequence TTGGCTGGGCTTCTCGACGCACCCTCCATTCTCTTCTCCGCGGGCTTCATCGGACTTGTCGGCAGCGTCCTGCTGGTGCGGAGCAGCCAATACAGCGCACAGCGCGGGGCAAGGGCGGTGCCCGCCGCCTGGATCGGCGCAGCGATGGTGCAGGCCTTCGCCTCCTTCGGTCATGCGGTGCGGGCCGACGTGCCGCCCGAATTCGCGTTCAGCTTCGTCAACGCGATCCAGTTGCTCGCTGTGGCGTTGCTCTGGCTCGGCGCCAGGCAATTGGCCGGGCATTCACCGCCCCGCGCGATCGTCCTCCTGCCGCCCTTGCTCTGGCTGATGGCCTGCCTTGTTCCAGGCTTCATGGCGGCGCGCGAATTGCGGGTCGGTTCCCTTTCCATCCTGATCTACGGCATCTTCGCCTGGGCGATCCTCGACCTCGTCAGGATCTACCGGCGGCACAGGCTGCGCGCGGCGCTGGACATGGCCATGCTCGTCGGCCTCGTCGTCATTGTCCTGGTCGCGATCATCCTGTCCTCGCTCCTCTTCGGATTTGGTCCCTCTGAGGGCGCGGAGGCGCTGTTCATCGGTGTGCCAGGGCTGCTGACCGCCCTGTATGGAACGACCCTGCCCTTCCTGATGCTCACCGTGGCCCGTGAATGGGACGCGCTGGACGAAGGCGAGCGCCGCGCTGCCTCCCTCAAGGAGGGGCGCGCCACGGTGGAGCGCCTGCATGGCGGCCTGCCCGCCCTGATCTTCGTGCGCGAGTTCGACGCCGATGGCCGCACGCGCCTGCTCTACCGGGGCGGCAATGTCGAGGCGGTCACCGGCTTTCCGCCGGGCGCCCTGAACGACTTCGACAACCTCGCGACCCTCGCCGAGGATCGCAGTCCGGTGACGCGAGCGATGGAGAACGCCCGGCGGTCCGGCACCGCCACCGCCGACTGGTCCATGCGGCGGCCGGACGGCAGCGGGGTGACGTGGCTGCGGACCAGCATGCGGGTGGAGGAGCGGCGGCCCGATGGGGGCATCACGCTCGTCGGCTACAGCATCAACATCACGAATGAACGCGAGGCCCAGGCCCGGGCGGCGGCCTCGGGGCGCCTCGCCTCGCTGGGCGAGATGGCGACGGGGCTGGCGCATGAACTGACGCAGCCGCTCCAGGCGATCATGACCGGGACCGAGATGGCGCAGCTGGACGCGCAACGGATCGAGGCCGCCGGGATTGATGCGCGGCTGGAGACGGTGATCGGGCAGGTGGTCCGGGCGCGCAGCATCATCAGCAATCTCCGGCGCTTTGCCCGGGGCGAGCCGCCGGGCGCGCCGGTGCGCGCGATCCCGGTCGAGGCCGCCATCGGGAATGTGATGGTCCTGATCGGCGGCTTGATGCGCGATGCGGACATCGAGGTGGTGACGGACATCGCGCCGGATGCGCGGTTCGTGCTCGGCCATCCCGTCGCGCTGGAGCAGGTGCTGACGAATCTGCTGATCAACGCGCGGGACGCCCTGGCCCATGCGCCCGAGGGGGCACCGCGCCGGGTCACCCTTGCCACCGAGGCGGCCGAGGGCACCGTGCGGCTGCGGGTCGCCGACACTGGCGGGGGCATTCCGCCCGAGATCGCGGCGCATGTGTTCGAGCCCTTCGTGACGACGAAGGGGCCCGACAACGGCACAGGCCTCGGCCTGTCGATTTCCCACGGGCTGGTGACCGCGATGGGGGGAACGATCACGGCGGGCAATGCGGTGGCGGGGGCGGTGTTCACCATCACCCTCCCCATGGCGGCCGCCGAGGGCGCGTGA